The Meiothermus sp. genome segment CGGCTAGCACTACCATTCCCAATCTCAGCTCGGTTGGGCTTGGGTTGCCAGCATCCACAGTCTATTCCTGGAATGTTCAGGGGGCTGCGCCATTCGCGACTGTAGACGCTGCTGCGGGGCCTGGAGGTTGGCTAGCCATGTACCGGGGCACTGCCGAAGGCAGCCGCACTGTATCTTCAAGCCGCACATTTACAACTGCACCCTAAAACATCCAAACGCCGCTGCTTGCAGCGAGGCCGGGGAGCTCCCCGGCCTTTTTTGCTAAAAAGTTCAGTTAGAACCGGCTGGCCACCTTGTCCCAGTTGATCACGTTCCAGATTGCCGCCAGATAGTCGGGGCGGCGGTTCTGGTATTTGAGGTAGTAGGCGTGCTCCCACACGTCAATGCCCAGGAGGGGGGTGTGGCCTTCCATCAGGGGGGAGTCCTGGTTGGCGCTGCTGTAGACGTGCAGTTTGCCGTCTTTGTCCTTGACCAGCCAGCTCCAGCCCGAGCCAAAGCGGGTCAGGCCGGCCTGGGTCATCTTGGTTTTGAGCTCCTCAAACGAACCGAAGGTGGCGTTGATGGCCTCGGCCAGCTTGCCGGTGGGTTCTTTGGCGCCGCCGGGGGTCAGGATGTCCCAGAACAGGGTATGGTTGTGGTGGCCGCCGCCGTTGTTGCGTACGGCGGTACGGATGTCCTCGGGCACCTGGGCAATTTTGCCGAGCAGGTCTTCGATGCTCCAGCTATGGAGCTCGGGATGTTTTTCCAGAGCGGCGTTCAGGTTGTTCACATAGGCAGCGTGGTGCTTGCCGTGGTGAATGTCCATGGTTTGGGCGTCGATGTGGGGCTCGAGGGCATCCTTGGCATAACCGAGGTCGGGCAGCTTGAACGGATAACTCATAGTTGAACCTCCAAAATGTACTCTACGCCTGCATGGTGACGTAAAGCTGTGACTAGGGACTCAAAATTAATAGGGCTAAAAGACTAAAGCCGAATGCCCAAAGCAAAAAAGTCGTAACACCGGGACCACGAGATGCGGCGGCGTAACCCCTTGCGACCGGCACGCTAGTTATGTGTCATCTCGAGGGGAACCACCCACTTATCGAACTCTTCCTCGGTCAGGTAGCCCAGGGCCAGCGCGGCTTCCTTCAGGCTGGTGCCTTCTTTGTGGGCTTTTTTGGCAATGGCGGCGGCCTTGTCGTAGCCGATGTGGCGGTTGAGCGCGGTGACTAGCATCAGGTTCTTCTCGAGGTTCTCCTTGATGCGAGGCAGGTTGGGCTCGAGGCCCACCGCGCAATTGTCGTTGAAGGCAGCGCAGGCATCGCCCAGCAGTTGAATGCTGGTCAGCACGTTGTAAACCATCACCGGCTTAAACACATTGAGCTGAAAGTTGCCCTGCGAACCGGCAAACGCCACCGCTGCATCGTTGCCGAACACCTGCACGGCTACCATCGTCAGAGCTTCGGACTGGGTGGGGTTCACCTTGCCGGGCATAATCGAGCTACCCGGCTCGTTCTCGGGAATAATAATTTCTCCGATACCGTTGCGGGGGCCCGAGGCCAGCCAGCGCACGTCGTTGGCCATCTTCATCAGGGCGCCCGCCAGGGTGCGCAACGCTGCGCTGGTCGTCACCAGCGCGTCGTGCGCGGCCAGCGCGGCAAACTTGTTCTTGGCCGAAACAAAGGGGAACCCGGTCTCTTTGGCAAAGTAAGAGGCGGCCAGGTCGCCAAACCGGGGATGGGCGTTGAGGCCGGTGCCTACGGCGGTTCCGCCGATGGCCAGCTCGTAGAGGCCCTGCTCAGCGTGGCGAACTTCGGCCAGGCAGTAGTCAATTTGGGCAACCCAGCTCCCAATTTCCTGCCCCAGGGTGATGGGGGTGGCGTCTTGCAGGTGGGTGCGTCCCACCTTGACCACATCCTTGTAGGCTTCGGCCTTGGCTGCCAGGGTGTTGCGCAGCTTTTGCACGTTGGGGTAGAGCTGGCGGTGTAGCTCCTCCACCACCGCGATATGCATAGCGGTAGGGAAGGTGTCGTTGGAGGACTGACCCCGGTTGACATCGTCGTTGGGGTGGATGGGTTTTTTGGAGCCCAGCACGCCCCCTGCCAGCTCGATGGCGCGGTTGGCGATGACCTCGTTGGCGTTCATGTTGGTCTGGGTGCCCGAGCCGGTCTGGAAGACCACCAGCGGGAAGTGGTCGTCCAGCTTGCCGGCAATCACTTCGTCGGCGGCTCGCACAATCAGGTCGGCTTTGTCGCGGGGTAGCTCGCCCAGGTCGGCATTGGCCAGCGCGGCTCCCTTCTTCAGGATGCCCATGGCTCGAATGATGGAACGGGGCATCTTGAAGCGTTCTTGTCCGATGGGGAAGTTCTGGATGGAGCGCTGGGTCTGGGCGCCCCAGTAGCGGCTCTCTTCAACCTGCATCTGGCCCATGGTGTCGGTTTCGATTCGGTAGCCCATAGCTTTCCTATTCTAATGGGCTTTGTCAGCCAAGCTAAAGGGAAATTAACCCTACCCGGGTTTTGGGGAGTCTGGGGATTAGTTAGGAAACTCGAGACGAGATCAACAATAGCGAGGTCAGCTCAAGCATGTTCTAGGGTTCCGACCGCAACGGCAGCCGGGCCAAGGCCAAAGGACAAACCCAGGCCGGCGCGCTGTTAGTTGGCAAGCTCGAGATCAAATAGTTAGCAAGCTCAAAAGAGTTGCTCAGCATCTTGTTGTGCGCCCGTAACACGGTTACTGCTATTCAGCGCAGTATGACAATCTCCCTGAGCGAAAATGGGTATCCTCTAGCTCATGTGGGATCTGGTTATTGTCGGGGCAGGGCCGGTGGGGCTGGCTGCGGCTATTGAGGCCAAGCGGGCGAGCTTGAACGCGGTGGTGTTGGAAAAAGGAACCATTGTCCACACCCTGTACCGCTGGCCCAAAGAAACGGTTTTCTTCAGCGAAGCCAAAAATATCGAAATTGGGGGCCACCCCTTCCCCTCGCTCTCGGCCAAGCCCACCCGTCGCGAAGCCCTGCAGTATTACCGCCGTGTTGCCGAAAACGAAGCGCTGGATATCCGTACCTACACCGAGGTTACCCGCATACAACCCCAGTCAGAACATTTCATGGTTGGCTACCGCGACCGCGATGGCGAAGGTCAACTGAAGAGCCGCTTTGTTCTGGTAGCGACGGGCTACTACGACAACCCCAACCGACTGAGCGTACCGGGGGAGGAGTTGCCCCATGTGCGCTACGGTCTGGACGAAACCTTGCCCTACTGGAACCAGCAAGTGGTGGTGGTGGGCGGTTCCAACAGTGCGGTGGAGGCGGCCCTCGAGCTCTACCGCGGCGGTGCCCAGGTGAGCGTAGTCCACCACGGGGCCGAAATTCGCCCCAGGGTCAAGTACTGGCTCAAGCCCGACTTTGAAAACCGGGTCCGGGAGGGGGCCATTAGACTGCTGCTACAGGCCAGGATTGTGGAGATCACCCCCCGCGAGGTGGTGGTGGAGCAGGGGGCCGGGTCTACCCTCCGGCTGCCTAGCGATTTTGTGCTGATTTATATCGGCTACAAAGCTGTGGACAATTTGCTGCGAGCGGCCCAGGTGGCCTACCGGGGTGATGCGCCGGTGCTATCCGAAGCTTATGAAACTAGTATCCGAGGGCTTTTTGTGGCGGGCAGTGCGGGTTTTGGCTCCGACACCCGCACAGTATTCATCGAAAACGGACGGGAACACGCCCAGAGGGCTGTGCAGCAGATTGCCGATCGTCTTAAGGGCTCAAATTTGCATACAACGTCTCCTAGACAAGCTTGAGCAAGGTATCAGGGCTGATACACGCTGGCGAATAGATAACTGAGCTTCTTTGTTGCAAAGAGAGGGAAGGTGGCGAGCTGGCTACTGGGCAAATCTTGACACGGTATACCAAACACCCGTAAACTCTTTCACAAGATGTTTTCGACTGGCAGCCTAATCCTAGTGGTAATGGGCCTAGTAATTACCGGGCCAATGGGGGATTTGGTGTAGCGAAGAGCCAGGAAGCGCATCCTAAAGCCCCCCGAACCAACGGGGGGCAGATTTTTGAGGAGATACTATGAACGGAGCCGCCGCAATCTTGAAAGCCCTGGAGATGCAAGGAGTGGATCTTATTTTTGGCCATCCCGGGGGCACCATCATGCCCACCTACGATGCCCTCTACGACTCGCCCATCCGGCACGTCCTGGTGCGGCACGAGCAGGCTGGCGTGCACGCCGCCACAGCCTATGCGCGGGCCTCGGGTCGGGTAGGGGTGTGCATGGCGACCTCGGGGCCGGGGGCCTTGAACCTAGTGACGGGCTTGCAGGATGCGCTGATGGACTCCACCCCAGTCATTGCTCTCACAGGCAACGTGCCCCAGGCGCTTATTGGCACCGATGCTTTTCAGGAAGCCGATGTGGTGGGCATTACCCAGCCGGTGACCAAACACAACATTCAAGTACGCAATGTCAACGACATTCCACGGATCATCGCTGAGGCTTTCTACATCGCCTCCACCGGGCGGCCTGGCCCGGTGCTGATTGACTTCCCCAAGGACGTGCAGCAGGCCGAGTTTACCGGCACTTTTGATGTGGAAGTAGACCTGCCGGGTTACAAGCCCACCTTCAAAGGGCATCCACGCCAGATTGAGCGGGCGCTGGAAGCCCTGCAAAAAGCCGAAAAGCCCATCTTGATGGTAGGTGGCGGGGCCCAGAACGCGGCCCAGGAAATTATGGTTTTTGCTGAAAAGTCGGGCATTCCGGTGATTCCAACCCTGATGGGGCTGGGGGCCTTTCCCGGTACCCACCCCCAGTGCCTGGGGATGCCGGGGATGCACGGTTCGGTAGCGGCCAACCGGGCCATCCACCACGCCGATACCATTCTGGCCATCGGACTGCGCTTCGATGACCGGGTTACCGGTAAGGTTTCGCGCTTTGCTCCCAACGCCCATACCATCATTCACGTGGACATAGACCCCGCTGAGATCGGCAAGCTGGTCAAGACCGCCATTCCGGTCGTGGGCGATGCCAAGTGGGTGGCGGCAGAGCTGGCCAAGGGCGCCAAGAAACTAAACATTTCCAAGTGGTGGGGACAGCTCGAGGACTGGAAGACCAAGCACCCCTTCGCCTGGAAACCCAAGCCCCACCTGCAAAGCCAGGAGGTCATCCAGGCTTTCTGGGAGGCCACCCGGGGCAAGGCGATAGTAACCTCAGGGGTGGGCCAGCACCAAATGTTTGCGGCCCAGTTCTACAAGTTCGATGCCCCGCGCTCCTGGATCAACTCGGGCGGCCTGGGCACCATGGGGGTGGGCCTGCCCTTTGCCATCGGGGCCGCCCTGGCCCGCCCGGGCGAGCTGGTCATCGACTTCGACGGCGACGGCAGCTTCCAGATGACCTTGCAGGAGCTGGCTACCCTGAAAAAGCTCGATCTTAACGTTAAGATCGTGATTCTCAACAACGGCTTTCTCGGTATGGTGCGGCAGTGGCAAGACCTGTTCCATGCCAGGCGCTACAGCGAGGTGTACCTGGCCGACTCCAACCCCGACTTTGCCAAACTTGCTGAGGCTTACGGCATCAAAGGCATCACCCTGACCGATAAAGCCAGGCTGCATGAAACCGTCAAAGAAGTCCTTGCCCACCCCGGCCCGGTGCTTCTGGAGGCCCGGGTCTACCACGAGGAAGGGGTCTTCCCCATGATTCCTTCGGGTGGCGCGGCGGAAGACATGATCATCGAGAACCCACGGGAGACGGTAGCAGGCGACTAGCGAGGATGTCTCGGGTCGCATGTTGTAAGTTACTGGCCGGCGGATGTTTCCCGGCCCCGACCCAAGACGAAAGATCCGAGATTGGAGACAGGAGAACTATGCGACATCTGGTTTCAGTTTTGGTACAAGACAACCCCGGCGTCCTGCAGCGAATTGCCGGCCTGATTGCTCGGCGGGGCTTTAATATTGAGTCGTTGGCGGTGGGGCGCACCCACCAGCCGGGTCTCTCGCGCATCTCGCTGGTGGTCTCGGGTGACGATGCAGTCCTCGAGCAGGTCGAAAAGCAACTCAACCGGCTTATCGAGGTGATCAAGGTGACCGACCACGCCGAGCCCCATGTGGAGCGGGAACTGGCCCTGGTCAAGGTGGGCATCGCCGGGATGGAGGAGCGGCTCGAGGTCAAGGACATTGCCGAGGCTTTTCGGGCCCGCATTGTGGATGTGGCCAGAAAGTCCATCATCTTCGAGCTGACCGGCGACTCCACCAAGGTAAACAATTTTGTGGAGGCCCTGCGGCCCTATGGGCTTCTCGAGGTCATGCGTACGGGAGCGGTGGGCATGTCTCGCGGCGAGCAGGTACTCAAAGTGCGGGAGAAGAAAGCAGTCTAGGATGGGCGTATGCCCATCTTTTCTTTTGTGTGAAGATGTCGAAGGATTCGCCTTCGGCCTTCGATGAGGAGAACAGAATGAAAATCTATTACGACCAGGATGCAGATATCGGCTTTATCAAGGACAAGACGGTGGCCATTCTGGGCTTTGGCTCGCAGGGCCATGCCCATGCCCTCAACCTGCGCGACTCCGGCATTAAGGTAGTGGTGGGGCTCCGGCCCGGCAGCCGCAACGAGGAGAAGGTACGCAAGGCGGGCCTCGA includes the following:
- a CDS encoding superoxide dismutase, producing the protein MSYPFKLPDLGYAKDALEPHIDAQTMDIHHGKHHAAYVNNLNAALEKHPELHSWSIEDLLGKIAQVPEDIRTAVRNNGGGHHNHTLFWDILTPGGAKEPTGKLAEAINATFGSFEELKTKMTQAGLTRFGSGWSWLVKDKDGKLHVYSSANQDSPLMEGHTPLLGIDVWEHAYYLKYQNRRPDYLAAIWNVINWDKVASRF
- the fumC gene encoding class II fumarate hydratase; the encoded protein is MGYRIETDTMGQMQVEESRYWGAQTQRSIQNFPIGQERFKMPRSIIRAMGILKKGAALANADLGELPRDKADLIVRAADEVIAGKLDDHFPLVVFQTGSGTQTNMNANEVIANRAIELAGGVLGSKKPIHPNDDVNRGQSSNDTFPTAMHIAVVEELHRQLYPNVQKLRNTLAAKAEAYKDVVKVGRTHLQDATPITLGQEIGSWVAQIDYCLAEVRHAEQGLYELAIGGTAVGTGLNAHPRFGDLAASYFAKETGFPFVSAKNKFAALAAHDALVTTSAALRTLAGALMKMANDVRWLASGPRNGIGEIIIPENEPGSSIMPGKVNPTQSEALTMVAVQVFGNDAAVAFAGSQGNFQLNVFKPVMVYNVLTSIQLLGDACAAFNDNCAVGLEPNLPRIKENLEKNLMLVTALNRHIGYDKAAAIAKKAHKEGTSLKEAALALGYLTEEEFDKWVVPLEMTHN
- a CDS encoding YpdA family putative bacillithiol disulfide reductase, whose protein sequence is MWDLVIVGAGPVGLAAAIEAKRASLNAVVLEKGTIVHTLYRWPKETVFFSEAKNIEIGGHPFPSLSAKPTRREALQYYRRVAENEALDIRTYTEVTRIQPQSEHFMVGYRDRDGEGQLKSRFVLVATGYYDNPNRLSVPGEELPHVRYGLDETLPYWNQQVVVVGGSNSAVEAALELYRGGAQVSVVHHGAEIRPRVKYWLKPDFENRVREGAIRLLLQARIVEITPREVVVEQGAGSTLRLPSDFVLIYIGYKAVDNLLRAAQVAYRGDAPVLSEAYETSIRGLFVAGSAGFGSDTRTVFIENGREHAQRAVQQIADRLKGSNLHTTSPRQA
- the ilvB gene encoding biosynthetic-type acetolactate synthase large subunit, which codes for MNGAAAILKALEMQGVDLIFGHPGGTIMPTYDALYDSPIRHVLVRHEQAGVHAATAYARASGRVGVCMATSGPGALNLVTGLQDALMDSTPVIALTGNVPQALIGTDAFQEADVVGITQPVTKHNIQVRNVNDIPRIIAEAFYIASTGRPGPVLIDFPKDVQQAEFTGTFDVEVDLPGYKPTFKGHPRQIERALEALQKAEKPILMVGGGAQNAAQEIMVFAEKSGIPVIPTLMGLGAFPGTHPQCLGMPGMHGSVAANRAIHHADTILAIGLRFDDRVTGKVSRFAPNAHTIIHVDIDPAEIGKLVKTAIPVVGDAKWVAAELAKGAKKLNISKWWGQLEDWKTKHPFAWKPKPHLQSQEVIQAFWEATRGKAIVTSGVGQHQMFAAQFYKFDAPRSWINSGGLGTMGVGLPFAIGAALARPGELVIDFDGDGSFQMTLQELATLKKLDLNVKIVILNNGFLGMVRQWQDLFHARRYSEVYLADSNPDFAKLAEAYGIKGITLTDKARLHETVKEVLAHPGPVLLEARVYHEEGVFPMIPSGGAAEDMIIENPRETVAGD
- the ilvN gene encoding acetolactate synthase small subunit, whose translation is MRHLVSVLVQDNPGVLQRIAGLIARRGFNIESLAVGRTHQPGLSRISLVVSGDDAVLEQVEKQLNRLIEVIKVTDHAEPHVERELALVKVGIAGMEERLEVKDIAEAFRARIVDVARKSIIFELTGDSTKVNNFVEALRPYGLLEVMRTGAVGMSRGEQVLKVREKKAV